GCACACCTGTCTTGTTATAATTCTAATAACCCCCTAATGCAGAAATACTACACAATTCCTCATTAAAATAGGTAACTCttcagttttggggaaaaaaaatacaaacaccaAATGAAATAAGCCTTAAAGCTGGTGTGCCTAAAGGAAAGCTGagtacaaaaaataaacaagagacaaaaaaaccatATCCTTAATCTGATTTACATAGCCTTACatgtaattttctgtgaaatacacattaaagaaaaatagtggtCCCATTCTTAAGTGCATCTACTTAGTAACAAGAACACAGGCTACAGGAGAGGCacattctaaaataaaaatacataagaaaGGAAGTTCTCCATGTTTTCTTAGTTCTCTGAAGTCTCATCCCTGTGACAGCAGAAGTGAGCTGTTAGGTGTTAACTGTCATTACAAAGAATGTGAGCACATGCACACAAGTCAAAGCAGTCTGCTCGCTAGCTATCTAGTTAGGGGTACTTCCAAAGCTCTGTCATCCTGACTGGAAGATTAATAGCTGCTTCCTCCTGATTAACCCTTGAAACCAAAATTGTGGAACTTGTTGATGGTCTCCCTCATGTGTTCCATTTATAAACATTTACTGTGAACCACTCTATGGTTTTCCTTCCCCATTCGAAAAGTTCTTATCCTTCTCTAAGGCAGTATTTAATCACAAGCAATATAAAATCATCTTACTGTCACGAGGACAGATCCTACAAATCCCTTTTACTGGATACAGTCTTGATTCTGTTGTACTGCACAGTAAGAGGGGTTTGCAGAAATATCTACTACATGGTTTTTGAAAGTTATCCAGAACCAAAACTCAGTCTTACGCCCCAGATCTCAACCCCAAGCCGTGTTTGGAAATTCACTTCATCTGAGCATCTTCTTGAAATCATTGCTGCCCATTCCTTTTCCTTGCGTACAAGCCAAGGCAGGCACAGAATCCGACGACACTGACAGCGAGGCCTAGTAGGAAGGCGATGGTATCTCCTGCGTCCAGCGCTTCAACTActggcagcaccagcagcaatgAAATGAGGACCAGGAAAAGTTTCGAGGTGTTCTTGGTAGAAGGCATGCTGATCAGTTGACCCCAAGGGGAAGTTAAATGAGGAAAGCGGTAGAAAGCAGGTACTTCAGCGGTATctacaaggaaaacaaaaggaacgTGACaggatttctcttcctttccccctggAATTGTCTTGCCAAAAGCCAACCGATGTGATTGATGTATTACAAATATCTGTGTGGGACTCAGGAAATGTAGGTTTTATCTTTACAATTACAAAAGTAAATTACTTACTATCATGAGAGCGCCACAGTGGGTTTGCTATCTTGTTATGCAACTCTGTGGAAAGTCATCTTTTGGAGTGTTACCATGAGGTAAAGTCAGAATAGGCTCTCCCGCCTGCAGCCATCAGTGCCTGCTTACTTCATGCTGTGCTACACGGGCCTTTTCACTAGGTGTTCCAGACTGGGTAGCGGCTGCACACCACTTACCCGCACCTTCTACAAGGGGCATCCTCGGGATGCGTGAAGACGGGGAAACTATTGCACACAGGCGAGGATGGGAATGTAACTGTCAGCCCCTCCCCGGGTAAGCGCCCCCGCGCACGCCCTTACTGCGGGACAAACACCCTTCCTGTTTCCTCAACTTCGGAAGCGTCCCTTCGAGGCGCAAGCCGGCACCAACCCGGACGGACCGCTCCGCAACAGTTTTTCCCGCAGAAACGGCTCACTCCCGGGGTACACACGGCAAAACACCGCGCCGAATTACTCCGCGGTGGCCGAAGCCGCCTGGGCCACCCGGAACAAGCGGCTTTTCCGCCagcccccgcggcggcggccgccagCCGACGAGGCTCCGGCCCGCACCCCGGCCGGCCCCCACCTCCCCCGGAGCGGGCGCGaagcggggcggcgcggcccccgcCTCGTCCCGTCCCACCGCCGGTGGGCTGCCTGCGGGACCGCCgctccccggggcagccccccgCGCAGGCCGTGTCCGCACGGCGCCCCTCAGTCACCTCCTGCCGCCGGCTCCGGGCTGGGGGACGtccccgctccgcgccgcgccgcccggcgAGGCCCTCAGCTCCTGGGGGCGCTGGCCCCCGCCGCCTCGCCGCGCTCCCGCAGCCCGGCAGCGGCCATGACAGGAAGGGGCGGTGGcgcggccgggggcgggcgTGACCCGGCCGGGCCGCCTCCCGCTCCCGGCACGCACTGCCGCCGAGCGGCCTTCGCCCCTCCGCCGCGACCAGCCGCCGGCGTATGGTTCGAGTCCCGTGGGCGGCTCTGCCAGTGGCCGAGGCGGCCCCAGGCCCCTGCGGAggccgccggcagccccgggagcCGTGCCCTCGGGCCCCGGGGGATGGAACCGCCTGCGGGCGGGCAGAGCGCCGGGGGCGGTGGGGCCGGGCGCCACCGGGGAGCCCCGGCGTGGGGGCGGCAGGCTCCTCTCGAGAGGGGCCTCCAGCCAGAGCCGTGTGATGCCCGTGCGGCGTTATGATGAACCTCAGCCTAACGAGCAGAGAGCAGGGGCCACACGTGAGCACTGCAGCTTTATTGAAGTAAAATTATAAAAGTGTACCGGCTTCGGCTGGTTGTCTGctcttttctctaaaaatgaacaaatagcACAAGTTACCTTTAGTTTGACTACAGGCAATGCCTGCTTCATTGCCGATTTAGGCTATCGTGCAACAGTGGTAATGAGTACTAATCAGTGCCGTCATAACCAATTCCTACTCTGAGCGTTAAAGCAGTTTTACAGGGTGGAGAGCAGCATGGTGCCAAAAAAACTAAAAGAGAAGTGTTATCAGCTAATATACCTGAGATCACCCCCAAAACCTAAGTCAAACTTACCCTGATTTTGatcttatttctgctttggaCAAAGCTGCTTGTAGAAATACGGTGTTGCACTGTTCTGTTACATAGAACAGGgttaaaatgtctttcttgtaaaTGCTGCAGGGGGTTACCAGCTAGTTCCTAGTCAGagctcagtttttatttttcagcgGAATATGTGTGTGCTTAAGTTTGGATAAAAGACCTGTAAGCAATTATAGATTCAAAGTACGTGCATCTTTGGAACACTTGCAGAAATAACCAGAAGAAACTGTGCTAATCTAATGGCAAAATTGATCTAGAATTTGTAATCCATGACTTCAAGCTTTAATTCATGATAACCCATGTTCTCACAATGTTTCCCTACACTTGtgcaagaaaacagcttttgtaaACGTTTCTCTTTACAGAAACAATTTCCGATGAGCTGCTTAAAGAGCAGTGGAAATCCAGATGGATAGTTTAACATACATACCGCTTTGCCTCTGCCTTATATAATTTCACTGTAATTGCCCTTGAGCAACCATTCTTTATGCTTACAGGAACTTTGTAAGTCTGAGGTGGGATGTTACTATTCTGCTGATCGTCATTCCTTTATTACTGCCCTTCATTTTCTCGTCTGTCTGGATCCAGCAGCTGTCAAGTGTCTTAGACGATAAACTACCAGGGATAAGTCTTTTTGCTCCCTCTTTATACCAAGTAGCGTGAAAGCATCTTTATAAGCAGCAGTGCCTAGACTCTGTGATAATACAAATAATAGTAAATATCAGTATAACTGATAAGCATCCCTTTTATTTATGAAACACctatttcacagtttttctgATCTGAAATACTTGATGCCTCATGTTCTGTTCTGAAGGCATTTTCTCAAGAAGCTGGTGCCAGATAAACTCACTggagaaaaatcctgaaattttGGAGAAAGTTGTCATGGCATGGAGGAGAGTAATGCTATGATGCCTGGCCCATTCCTTAATGAATCACAGATAAATCATAACCCCTGCAGAACCTGAAGAGTGGCGATTTGAAATGCAGGAGGTAGGTGTCATCTTAATCACTGCTGTCATCTCAGAGACTGGGCCTTGGAGTCCTGTCCCTCTTAGTTCCCTGCTTGGCCTATTTACTGCATCCTGCAGTCTTGACAGGTAAATGTTACACTGGTCTGCAATgtcaaaaaatgtttaaatcatCCCAGTaaatttcagtgctgtgtttgcTGTCGTCACCACTTACCAACTAAAATTTTCAATAGTTGTCATTTAGTCCCACAAAACAGAtgtggcggggggggagggggtgttgAACAGTGACTTTCAAGTCTATCTTTTATAACTAGAAATGTCAGTACCAAAGGGCTATGTCATCTTTGGACTTGAGTGTTTTGAAGGTGAGGAATGTAAAATCCAAGGGGAAGACTGGACTTAACACACTCATCTTACTATCTCTCCCCTCTTCTTAACAACTGTACTAATTTACAGGCAGTTGAAATGACATGGAGAAGTACAGTAGGGATGTGGAAAATACTGACTGtaagataaataatttattagtaATATCATGGAAGTGCCATTGAGAGCTAGAAAGCAGTGCCATTTGGGGATATTTCTTTGGCTTATTAGCTCTTTCAATGCCATTGCATTTTGTAGCTTTGGCTTCAGAAGCAgtactgctttgaaaaaaagccaacaaaatcTGAACAGTGAAGGAGGCTCTATCGGTTTTTGTGCTGTCTGAATAGCAGAGAAATGTGTATTCAGCTTCAAGCTCTGccatcaactttctgcatcACCTCAGGCAAATCTTCCTTTTGACCTATCACCATTTTGATTGCTTAGCTCAAGCTATTATGTAACTAATATTCAGAGGAAAGACGGAGAATTCCCAGAGCTGACAAGCTAAAGCTTTGTAAATTTTGAGCACAAGGCTAAGGAGGTATATGTGAGattggaaactgaaaataaagtgcactttctggagaggaaaaagttaTGAGATAATCAGCAGAGCAAGGCTACACCCTGAAGGGcgtattctttttttccccacccctctTATTTGGTTCATCTTTTTTTGAGAGCCACTTGTTTATTGCATGACCACACTGATCTGAGGAGCTTTCTGATCAATTTTTGGACTTCAGTTGTACTGCTGTAATGAGAAATGCTAACTCTGATTACCGATAAGACGTTGAGTACGGGGCAATGATTATCACTTCTACATCAACATATTCACCCTTGAGCTACTTTTCCCTGGTGATACTTAATCTGACATTTTAGCTGTCTATCACTATGTCCTCATCTCTTCACTTCACTCACAGATCTACATCCAGTTTTTCTCCTACAAAAAATGTGACTTGCTTTATTTGGACTTCACTGggtgcttctctttctttgagaaaataGACTCTACCGCAACCACCTCGTTtgcctctgcagaaaaaacaaagttaaaatacagcatgaatTACTTCTATCATTAACCTTTTCCACGTTCGCTTCTCAGTCTGCTGTCACACAAATGTTGACttcatcctttctctttcttcctctctcattATCCCCTCCCTTCCTACTTCATcctgccttcttttttcccttctatttcTCAAAGTCCTTAAGTTTCCTCTCAAATAAATGTAGGTAGTCACAGACCTTCCCTGTCATGAAAACACCAGTTGGATTCCCTTCCTATAACTATCACTTCATCCATTTTATTCCTGTCATCTCTAACCTCTCCAAACATGCTGTCCAAAACTGCTCTAATTACATCCTACATCTCCTTCAGTATGGCTCATTCCTTCCTCCATCAGCTGGAGCTGCTCACATTGGTATCTCTAGTTAGCATCTCAGACATGAAGGCCTGTGTTTCATTGTTGTCTCTTTTACTGATGGACTGCTTTTGAAACTCTCATTCCTCTTCCCAAATCCAGtaaacacttaaaaaacccccaccttcCTATTAAAAAACCCTCCTTTCCCAATTCTTCACTTCTGCTTCTTGAATCTTTAGTGCTGagtccttttctgctgctgagagtGTGCTAGGCTTCCATCTGTGGTTTTTCCTCTTGACTCTCTGGACATTGTCCCTGGCTGCCCTTATCAACAAATATGGCTTTGTATACCATCCTTaactcatgtttttctttgtcttccctctctttttattCCCACTTGATGGTGTTGAGGTCTTACTGCATGTAGCACAGCAGCTCCTAGGCCTAACAGTTCTCTTCTGACTGTATGACTTAAAGTCATGTCCTGACAATTATTCTTGTCTCTTGCTGTGACCCCTGCAGCTTTGTTTATTCAAAGTGCTGCTGCAAAGGGGCCTCTCTCTGGTTTGTCATTTTTACTGTGATCCCTCACTTCTTAATCCTCTGGTGTTACATTTCCTCTTTTGCTGAACCAAAGacaattttcttctcagtcGTAGAAGGTCTTTGCAGTATAATCTTCCTTCATACTGGCTTATCCTATTGCCATGTCAGGAGGTTAACTTCTACCTTTCTTTTGTCACCCCTGGCAGACTCCTTTTGATCcctctgagaagaaaaagttaCTTCTTTCTGAGAGCACGGAAAGGCTTACAGAAAGAATTGCGCTACTTTTTGATGgaaaattctttcctttggtACCACATGCTTCCTGCTGTCCTTTATacagacatgaaaataaaagattaaatagCCCAGTGATTCCTTTTCCCTCAGTCCTTTTTGCTCCTTTAGCCTGGCAGGGGATCTCCTCTGCCCGCTGGAATTTCTTTGAGTTCTTTTGCCAGCACTTCAGAGATGTCTCTGCGCAGcgctggctggagcagagaggcatggaggcagctgccagccctgcagaaaaAAGCTCTGGAgttggtgctggcaggaggtgggagCAGTGAAACCGCAGGAGTGAGTGCAGAGGATGCCAGCCAGAGTTAAACACCCATTGATTGACTTCCCCGCTGAACTCTGCAGGGGAATGCGAGAGCTACTCATCAATAATGGCAAATCCGGGGATTCCCTGCGATTATTGCGAGCGCTGTCATGCTTTTTCTGGATTATAAGGAGAAGGCTCCTGGGGTTTTTGTAGAAGCATAATAAAGTAGAGGTAGATGTCAGCTGGAATGATACATCCAAATTCCCTCCAGCTTTGAGGAAGTAAAGTTTGAATCAAGCCTTCTTGATTTCAGTCTTTGTACTAATGTAAGCTATCGAGATGTTCTCACATTATTCATCAATGTTTCCATAGGTAGGTTGAATATTATGTATTGTTTGTCTGGctctttttgagaaaaataaatttttgtacAATATTAGCAAGGAAAATGTATACAGTACAAGCAGTTCAGCTTCAGAGGGCCCGGCGATGCCACCTTCATCAGTATTGAATGGTAAGCAAAAGCAGATACTATTCAACACAAGAATGACAGAATGAGATTTAAAGAGGGAGTAGCAGCTGTCATCCACACATTGTTTTGtatagtactttttttttcccaagctatACTGTCAGATTTTTTCTTGACTTCTGTGCATACGGTTGTAATAAGTAGAagaagtttcatgaaaataaaaattgatttaaacATAATAAACTTATATAATCATAAGTTTCAAATCTAAATCTAATCCATATTTGGATACCTGCTTATCTATAGGAACATGTCAatagccttttttatttttttccagctttagGCATTGTTAGAAATAAAGCTTGCCTACTAATGGAGTTCTAGCCATCTAAATCTGAGTGTGTTAGTCATAAATGAGAAAACTGGTATTATAAAAATTGTCCCTTACACCTGCATgcttaaaatatacttttttcaaGATTGGTGCCCAAAAAGGAAGGTTGCTGAAATTAGGAGATAATTTGGTAAAATAAGAGGTTAATGTCAAGCCCAAGGTGGTGTATCTTTGGCAGAAGAAAGGGCAGAATTCAGAAGGAGGAGCTGTGCTACACGCCAAAACTCACTGCCTAGGGGAGGAGAATCACAGAATcgctgaggctggaaggcactTCTGGagatcacctggtccaaccacctgctcaaagcagagtcagctacagcaggttgctcagggctgtgtccagtcaggttttgaatagctccaaggatgaagactccacatcctctctgggcaacctgtgtcAGTGTTCAATCACCCtcacagaaaaaagttttttcatatggagttttctttatttcagtttgaacGCATTGCCTCTTGACCTGTCAGTGGATGTCAGTGGAtgtcactgaaaagagcctggctctgtcttctttaacCCCCACCAGATATGAATATGTATTGCTAACAACCtgctggagccttctcttccccaaacTAATCCATCCCAGTTCTCTCAGTCTCTTCTCACATGCCAGATGCTCCAGGCCTTTAATCATCTTCGTGGCACTTTGCTGGACTCGTTCCAGTATATCCATGTCACTCTTGTACCAGGGAGCAAaggactggacccagcactccagatgcgtctcaccagtgccgagtagaggggaaagatcacctccctcaacctgctgacAACgcttttcctaatgcagcccaggatgctaTTGGCAAACAGTATGGCCCTACAATGCTGCTGTGCTCTCCAAATTTTACACTGATCTGAGGAGTAGAGGGATTCTGGAGTAATTTATACACCCCTTGACAGCTGTTCAAGTTATCACACTCTCATTAAATGCTCTGTGGTTCTGGGGCACTAATTAGAACATGCTTTCGTGTAGTCCTTGTAATGGGGCCTTAAAAAGCTGGCTCAGTATTTCTGTTCATCAGCTCAGCCCATGCTCTAGAGGAACTTTTTGGACTGACTCAGATCTTTCAGAACCCTTTTGTCAGGGTCCAGTGTCAATCTCCTGGGCAGGGCCCAGGCTGCTCAGCTGTTATGCATAAAGAGTGAACAGTCCTGCCACAAGATGAGCAAGAGGTTGAGATGACTATAGATTTTTATGGAAGTATATCCGAGGCAAGAAGCAATTACCTttatgaaaagaattaaaaatgaacaaagcctggagaaggaaa
Above is a genomic segment from Gymnogyps californianus isolate 813 chromosome 1, ASM1813914v2, whole genome shotgun sequence containing:
- the SMIM30 gene encoding small integral membrane protein 30, with product MPSTKNTSKLFLVLISLLLVLPVVEALDAGDTIAFLLGLAVSVVGFCACLGLYARKRNGQQ